From the Musa acuminata AAA Group cultivar baxijiao chromosome BXJ1-2, Cavendish_Baxijiao_AAA, whole genome shotgun sequence genome, one window contains:
- the LOC103968929 gene encoding calmodulin-1: protein MAEQLTDDQIAEFKEAFSLFDKDGDGCITTKELGTVMRSLGQNPTEAELQDMINEVDADGNGTIDFPEFLNLMARKMKDTDSEEELKEAFRVFDKDQNGFISAAELRHVMTNLGEKLTDEEVDEMIREADVDGDGQINYEEFVKIMMAK, encoded by the exons CGGAGCAGCTTACCGACGACCAGATTGCCGAGTTCAAGGAGGCCTTCAGCTTGTTCGACAAGGACGGCGATG GTTGTATCACAACAAAGGAGCTTGGAACGGTGATGCGTTCTTTGGGTCAGAATCCTACAGAGGCAGAGCTGCAAGACATGATAAATGAGGTTGACGCTGATGGCAATGGAACAATCGACTTTCCAGAGTTTCTTAATCTGATGGCTCGCAAGATGAAGGATACTGATTCAGAGGAGGAACTAAAGGAAGCGTTCCGAGTGTTTGACAAGGACCAGAACGGTTTCATCTCAGCTGCAGAACTCCGCCATGTCATGACCAACCTTGGAGAGAAGCTTACTGATGAGGAAGTTGATGAAATGATTCGTGAAGCAGATGTCGATGGCGACGGCCAGATCAACTATGAGGAATTCGTTAAAATCATGATGGCCAAGTGA